In Nostoc sp. CENA543, a single genomic region encodes these proteins:
- a CDS encoding isoaspartyl peptidase/L-asparaginase family protein, with amino-acid sequence MVLSIIVHGGAKTISEDKAKANIEGCKAAAEAGWSILTGGGNAKDAVEAAIRVLEDNPTFNASIGATLDTEGEVFLDAAMMEGDSYGWGGVAAVQKVRHPISVARKVMGNKSMLLVSEGAEKFAAEHGDEMCAPSELITDEQRQEWEEQGAVLDRPATVGCVALDDSGLLVAGTSTGGLANQPPGRVGDSALVGSGLYADNNLGGCSTTGDGESIIPAVLAKTAIDFLMGGRHPNEAAQMAIDTLKSKVKGEAGCILLDSQGRVGWAYNSQDMAVAYMNEIMEEIAVFTRK; translated from the coding sequence ATGGTGTTAAGTATTATTGTTCACGGTGGAGCAAAAACCATCTCGGAAGATAAAGCTAAAGCTAACATTGAAGGTTGTAAAGCTGCCGCAGAAGCCGGTTGGAGCATTTTAACTGGTGGGGGAAATGCTAAAGATGCAGTTGAGGCTGCTATCCGTGTGCTGGAAGATAACCCAACTTTTAACGCCAGCATTGGTGCAACTCTTGATACTGAGGGCGAAGTATTCTTAGATGCCGCCATGATGGAGGGTGACAGCTACGGTTGGGGGGGAGTAGCAGCCGTACAAAAAGTACGTCATCCCATCTCAGTAGCGCGGAAAGTTATGGGTAACAAATCCATGTTGCTAGTCTCAGAAGGTGCAGAAAAATTCGCCGCCGAACATGGTGATGAAATGTGTGCGCCCAGCGAACTAATCACCGATGAGCAGCGACAGGAGTGGGAAGAACAGGGAGCAGTTTTAGATCGTCCTGCAACTGTGGGTTGTGTCGCCCTTGATGATAGCGGGTTGCTAGTTGCAGGAACATCAACCGGAGGACTTGCCAATCAACCGCCTGGACGTGTGGGTGATTCGGCGTTGGTTGGTAGTGGTTTATATGCTGATAACAACTTGGGGGGTTGTTCAACTACAGGTGATGGGGAATCAATTATTCCTGCGGTTTTGGCAAAAACTGCAATCGATTTTTTGATGGGAGGTAGACACCCAAATGAAGCAGCACAAATGGCTATTGATACTTTGAAATCTAAAGTCAAGGGGGAAGCTGGGTGTATTCTTTTAGATTCTCAAGGACGAGTTGGCTGGGCTTATAATTCGCAAGATATGGCTGTGGCTTATATGAATGAAATTATGGAAGAGATAGCTGTATTTACTAGAAAATAA
- the glf gene encoding UDP-galactopyranose mutase, translating to MASSQVSKTILSNLAEQKSSGLSSLDFATSQKAHQKVKLFTQTPDIVCFSHLRWNFVYQRPQHILSRCIQERRVFFIEEPVFSQEPLGRLDIKQDDNGVMVVVPHLPLGLSEEGLNADLRLLLDGLFAEYNISNYICWYYTPMAIAFTNHLQPQAIVYDCMDELSAFKGASPKLKDYEAELFRRADLVFTGGQSLYESKVNQHPNVYAFPSSVDVAHFAQARSIAEPADQANIPHPRLGFFGVIDERMDIELLRGVAEARPDWHLVIIGPVVKIDPAILPQSENIHYLGSKNYKELPAYLAGWDLAMLPFARNEATRFISPTKTPEYLAAAKPVVSTSIRDVVRPYGESKLVRIADTVDEFVVAAEQAMQEDNSATGWLSRVDAFLEKISWDRTLASMMKLIDSAIASGTALRTNATHSKEDKMSSNGAVAGKQAPNIITRDFVFDYLIVGAGFSGSVIAERLASQSGKKVLVVDKRNHIGGNAYDHYNEDGILIHKYGPHIFHTNSREVFEYLSRFTQWRAYEHRVLASVEGQLVPIPINLDTINKLYGMNLNSFEAEEFFKSLAEPKEYIHTSEDVVVSKVGRVLYEKFFRGYTKKQWGLDPSELDKSVIARIPTRTNRDDRYFTDTYQAMPLHGFTRMFENMLNHPNIKVMLNTDYREIEKAIPCREMVYTGPVDEFFDYRYGKLPYRSLDFKHETHNIPLFQPAPVINYPNEHLYTRVTEFKYLTGQEHSKTSVVYEFPKAEGDPYYPVPRPENQEVYKQYKALVDETPGIYFVGRLATYKYYNMDQCVAQALSVYKQIVVRV from the coding sequence ATGGCATCATCACAAGTGAGTAAAACGATTTTATCCAATTTAGCGGAACAGAAATCTTCAGGTTTATCATCACTGGACTTTGCTACTAGCCAAAAAGCGCACCAAAAAGTTAAACTCTTTACACAAACACCTGATATAGTTTGCTTTTCTCATTTACGTTGGAATTTTGTCTATCAAAGACCACAACATATTTTGAGTCGTTGTATTCAAGAAAGACGAGTATTTTTTATTGAAGAGCCAGTTTTTAGCCAAGAACCGTTAGGGCGGTTAGATATTAAACAAGATGATAACGGGGTGATGGTGGTTGTACCACATTTACCATTAGGTTTAAGTGAAGAAGGACTCAACGCAGATTTACGTCTGTTGCTTGATGGTTTATTTGCAGAATACAACATCAGTAACTATATCTGTTGGTATTACACACCAATGGCGATCGCCTTCACTAATCACTTGCAACCCCAGGCGATCGTTTACGATTGCATGGATGAATTATCTGCTTTCAAAGGCGCATCACCTAAATTAAAAGACTACGAAGCAGAATTATTTCGCCGTGCAGATTTAGTATTTACAGGCGGACAAAGCCTTTACGAAAGTAAAGTCAATCAGCATCCCAATGTTTATGCTTTTCCCAGCAGTGTAGATGTGGCGCACTTCGCCCAAGCAAGAAGTATTGCAGAACCAGCAGATCAAGCAAATATACCCCATCCGCGTCTCGGCTTCTTTGGCGTTATTGATGAACGGATGGATATTGAACTGTTGCGGGGGGTGGCTGAGGCGCGTCCCGATTGGCATTTGGTAATTATTGGGCCAGTGGTGAAAATTGACCCAGCAATTCTGCCACAAAGTGAAAATATTCATTATCTAGGTAGTAAAAACTATAAAGAACTACCTGCATATTTAGCTGGATGGGATTTGGCGATGCTACCATTTGCACGCAATGAAGCCACCCGCTTTATTAGTCCGACTAAAACCCCTGAATATTTAGCAGCAGCTAAACCCGTTGTTTCGACTTCGATTCGCGATGTGGTGCGTCCCTATGGTGAGTCGAAATTAGTAAGAATTGCAGATACAGTTGATGAGTTTGTAGTTGCTGCCGAACAGGCAATGCAGGAAGATAATTCAGCAACAGGGTGGCTAAGTCGAGTTGATGCGTTTTTAGAAAAGATTTCTTGGGATCGGACTTTGGCATCGATGATGAAATTAATAGATTCGGCGATTGCCTCCGGCACTGCGCTCCGCACAAACGCCACCCACAGCAAAGAGGATAAAATGAGTTCCAATGGTGCAGTTGCAGGTAAACAAGCACCCAATATTATTACTAGAGATTTTGTTTTTGATTATCTAATTGTTGGTGCAGGCTTTTCTGGTAGCGTCATTGCCGAGCGTTTAGCAAGTCAGTCTGGTAAGAAAGTGTTGGTTGTGGATAAACGCAACCATATTGGCGGTAATGCCTACGATCATTACAACGAAGATGGTATTCTCATCCATAAATATGGGCCGCATATCTTTCACACCAATTCCCGCGAAGTTTTTGAGTATCTTTCGCGCTTTACTCAATGGCGTGCGTATGAACATCGCGTGTTAGCTAGTGTAGAAGGGCAACTTGTTCCGATTCCGATTAATTTAGACACTATTAATAAACTCTATGGCATGAACCTCAATTCCTTTGAGGCGGAGGAGTTTTTTAAATCACTGGCTGAACCGAAAGAATACATCCACACTTCCGAGGATGTGGTAGTCAGCAAAGTTGGACGAGTTTTATATGAAAAGTTTTTCCGGGGTTACACCAAAAAGCAATGGGGATTAGATCCATCGGAACTTGATAAATCAGTGATAGCGAGAATTCCTACCCGCACCAATCGGGACGATCGCTATTTTACCGATACTTATCAAGCCATGCCACTCCACGGTTTCACCCGGATGTTTGAGAATATGCTAAATCACCCCAACATCAAGGTAATGTTGAATACCGATTATCGAGAAATCGAAAAAGCGATACCTTGTCGAGAGATGGTTTATACCGGGCCAGTAGATGAGTTTTTTGATTACCGTTATGGCAAGTTACCTTATCGCTCCCTGGATTTCAAACATGAGACGCACAACATCCCACTATTTCAACCTGCACCAGTAATTAATTACCCGAATGAACATCTTTATACCCGTGTGACTGAGTTTAAATACTTGACTGGACAGGAACATTCTAAAACTAGCGTTGTTTATGAGTTTCCTAAAGCAGAGGGCGATCCCTATTATCCCGTACCGCGTCCTGAGAATCAGGAGGTTTACAAGCAGTATAAAGCTTTGGTAGATGAGACTCCCGGAATCTATTTTGTAGGACGGTTAGCGACTTATAAGTATTACAACATGGATCAGTGTGTGGCTCAGGCTTTGTCTGTTTACAAGCAAATTGTGGTGAGGGTTTGA
- a CDS encoding TraX family protein, translated as MNNYQIKVLAATLMLGDHIAYIFQNHEINRYLFSLHLIGRLSFPLFAWLLVQGESHTRNFWLYLSRLLILGVISQSIYTNVSNSTSLNILFTLSLALICLRMERLKPKLQILFWLPAIIFAEGAGLEYGAYGIVLVYLVKLITTSSSWLIGVGLWIGLHILYLWQMISNDTGDLAQFLAIFAPLIFKLTNYQQGRKTYFFYIFYPLHLFILFLVKISLKLEV; from the coding sequence ATGAATAATTACCAAATTAAAGTTTTAGCAGCTACTCTCATGCTGGGGGATCACATTGCATATATTTTTCAGAATCATGAAATAAACCGATATTTGTTTTCCCTCCATTTGATTGGTCGCCTGAGTTTTCCTTTGTTTGCTTGGTTATTGGTACAAGGAGAATCTCACACGCGCAATTTTTGGCTATATCTGTCTAGATTACTCATTTTAGGTGTTATTTCTCAAAGCATATATACGAATGTATCTAATTCAACTTCTCTCAATATTTTATTTACATTATCCTTAGCTCTAATTTGTCTGAGAATGGAGAGATTAAAACCTAAACTCCAAATTCTATTTTGGCTACCTGCCATCATATTTGCTGAAGGTGCAGGTTTAGAGTATGGGGCTTATGGGATAGTATTAGTTTATCTCGTTAAGCTTATTACAACTAGTTCAAGTTGGCTGATAGGGGTAGGTTTATGGATAGGATTACACATTTTATATTTATGGCAAATGATATCAAATGATACGGGCGACTTAGCCCAGTTTCTCGCTATTTTTGCACCCTTGATTTTTAAATTAACCAATTATCAACAAGGTAGGAAAACCTACTTTTTTTATATTTTTTATCCACTACATTTATTTATACTATTCCTAGTCAAAATCAGTTTAAAACTGGAAGTTTAA
- the ndhI gene encoding NAD(P)H-quinone oxidoreductase subunit I produces MFNFLKEVGNYAKHSFLAGRYIGQGLSVTFDHMRRRPITVQYPYEKLIPSERFRGRIHFEFDKCISCEVCVRVCPINLPVVDWEFDKATKKKKLNHYSIDFGVCIFCGNCVEFCPTNCLSFTEEYELSVYDRHELNLDNVAMGRLPYKVTEDAMVTPLRELVYLPKGILNPHDVPDDAHRAGMLPSEILEEAVNYVNETNSLKDDS; encoded by the coding sequence ATGTTTAATTTTCTTAAAGAAGTTGGCAATTATGCCAAACACAGCTTCCTAGCAGGTCGATACATAGGACAAGGTTTGTCCGTAACTTTCGACCACATGCGTCGTCGTCCCATTACTGTACAGTATCCTTACGAAAAACTCATCCCCTCTGAAAGATTTCGCGGACGAATTCACTTTGAGTTTGATAAGTGTATATCTTGTGAAGTTTGTGTACGAGTCTGCCCAATTAATCTGCCGGTAGTAGATTGGGAATTTGACAAAGCTACTAAAAAGAAAAAACTCAACCATTACAGCATAGATTTCGGAGTTTGTATTTTTTGCGGTAATTGTGTGGAATTCTGCCCCACAAATTGTCTATCTTTTACCGAAGAATATGAACTTAGCGTTTATGACCGTCATGAGTTGAACTTAGATAATGTAGCGATGGGCAGATTACCTTACAAAGTTACCGAAGATGCAATGGTGACACCTCTACGAGAATTAGTGTACTTACCAAAAGGCATTTTAAATCCTCACGATGTGCCTGATGATGCTCATCGAGCAGGTATGTTGCCATCTGAAATTTTAGAAGAAGCTGTCAACTATGTTAACGAAACTAATTCACTGAAAGATGACAGCTAA
- a CDS encoding acyl-CoA dehydrogenase family protein, with protein sequence MSKSPVLEASTTKTAKSLPNLFELVDSLAADFATRAATHDRDRSFPFENFAALHQAQLLSLTVPVEFGGQAVGYTTACQVIEKIASGDASTALVLTMHYLQHANAARHRRWNPTIYEKLCRESVQGIALINAARVEPELGTPARGGLPATIAKRTADGWVITGHKQYTTGSPILRYFVVWARTDDDEPQVGSFLVPRDIPGVKIEDTWDHLGMRATGSHDLILEDVCIPIEYALDVRPVKAWSNPHPLMLAAGSLFLSALYQGVAIAARNWLVEYLNERSPSNLGASLATLPHFQTAVGEIAALLYANQRLIYTLAEDIDKGEHKPDVNLHAQTVKYLATNNAIRSVEIGLQLIGNPGLSKKYPIERHYRDVLCSRIHTPQNDAICSALGKSALIINSSR encoded by the coding sequence ATGTCAAAATCACCTGTTTTAGAAGCTTCTACTACCAAAACAGCCAAGTCATTGCCCAATCTGTTTGAGCTTGTTGATTCTCTAGCTGCGGATTTTGCCACCCGTGCCGCCACCCACGATCGCGATCGTTCCTTTCCCTTTGAAAACTTTGCTGCCCTCCATCAAGCACAACTATTGAGTCTCACTGTACCAGTAGAGTTTGGTGGGCAAGCTGTAGGATACACTACAGCCTGTCAGGTAATTGAAAAAATAGCCAGTGGCGATGCTTCTACAGCTTTGGTGCTGACAATGCACTACTTACAACACGCTAACGCCGCTAGACACAGACGCTGGAATCCCACTATTTATGAAAAATTGTGTCGGGAGTCTGTGCAAGGAATTGCCTTAATTAATGCTGCCCGCGTTGAACCAGAATTAGGTACACCAGCCAGAGGCGGATTACCTGCGACAATCGCTAAACGAACAGCTGATGGTTGGGTAATAACTGGTCATAAACAATACACTACTGGCAGTCCGATTTTACGTTATTTTGTAGTTTGGGCGCGTACAGATGATGATGAGCCGCAAGTCGGGAGTTTTTTAGTACCGCGTGACATTCCAGGGGTGAAGATTGAAGACACTTGGGATCATTTGGGAATGAGAGCGACAGGCAGTCATGACTTAATTTTAGAAGATGTCTGCATTCCCATTGAGTATGCTTTAGATGTTCGTCCGGTGAAGGCTTGGTCAAACCCTCATCCTTTAATGTTAGCAGCTGGCAGTTTATTCTTAAGTGCCTTGTATCAGGGAGTTGCAATAGCCGCACGCAACTGGTTAGTAGAATATTTAAATGAGCGATCGCCTAGTAATTTAGGTGCAAGTCTAGCAACTTTACCGCACTTTCAAACAGCCGTTGGTGAAATCGCAGCCTTACTATACGCCAACCAGCGATTAATTTACACTCTAGCAGAAGATATTGACAAAGGTGAACACAAGCCAGATGTGAATTTGCACGCCCAAACCGTGAAATATTTGGCTACAAATAATGCGATTCGTTCTGTAGAAATTGGCTTGCAACTAATTGGAAATCCTGGTTTATCTAAAAAGTATCCCATTGAAAGACATTATCGGGATGTGCTTTGTAGTCGAATTCATACACCCCAAAATGATGCCATTTGTTCAGCGTTGGGTAAGTCGGCATTGATTATTAACAGCTCCCGTTAA
- a CDS encoding family 1 glycosylhydrolase: MVFDARYPVEVWAGVECTVNRVGEEYFDQLESNGHARRLDDLELFAQLGIKKIRYPVLWERVAPDGLENADWSWVDVRLEKLRELGITPIVGLVHHGSGPRDTSLIDPAFPQKLAQFARAIAERYPWLTHYTPINEPLTTARFSGMYGHWYPHGRDNLTFARALLNQCQAIAFSMQAIREVNPNAQLVQTEDLGKTYSTTKLVYQAEFENERRWLSFDLLCGDITPTHPMWVYLCDCGISEAELEDACKNCYCPPDIIGINHYLTSDRFLDEHLENYPAWTHGGNGWDKYADVEAIRVCAENVAGVYTLLQEAWERYKLTLAITEVHLNCTREEQLRWFYEVWNDAQKLQAEGVDIRGVTAWSLLGSYDWNSLVTRSVGYYEAGVFDLRSPHPRPTAIAKLVRDLATGNQPHHPLLNTPGWWHRPQRLLYPVVSCLNEGSNNNKFTNSALSTRPLIIVGARGTLGQAFARLCEVRGITYRLLTRQEMDITNPDSVNAVLEELKPWAVVNAAGYVRVDDAEREPHICLKINTEGAAILATACAQHNAALLMFSSDLVFNGAVTNPYVESDHAAPLNVYGCSKVLAEKLVLQAYPASLVIRTSAFFGPWDEYNFVTIALRELSAGNNFVAAEDVVVSPTYIPDLVHVSLDLLIDGESGLWHLANKSASAQLTVRAASRREGIAWADLARLAAKQAGVSTKNLIALPMQEINLPAKRPTYSVLGSDRGQLMPCLDSAMSRYFNDRG, from the coding sequence ATGGTCTTCGATGCGAGATATCCGGTGGAAGTTTGGGCTGGGGTGGAGTGTACGGTTAATCGTGTGGGTGAGGAGTATTTTGACCAGTTGGAATCTAATGGTCATGCAAGGCGTTTGGATGACTTAGAGTTGTTTGCCCAACTTGGGATCAAGAAAATTCGCTATCCGGTACTTTGGGAAAGAGTTGCACCTGATGGGTTAGAAAATGCCGACTGGTCTTGGGTAGATGTGCGGTTGGAGAAGTTAAGGGAACTGGGTATTACTCCAATTGTGGGGCTGGTGCATCATGGTAGTGGCCCCCGTGATACTAGTTTAATCGACCCGGCATTTCCGCAGAAATTAGCTCAATTTGCTCGTGCGATCGCTGAACGCTATCCTTGGCTAACACATTACACGCCGATAAATGAACCACTGACAACAGCGCGATTTAGTGGGATGTATGGTCACTGGTATCCGCATGGTAGAGACAATTTAACTTTTGCCCGTGCTTTGTTGAATCAGTGTCAAGCGATCGCATTTTCTATGCAAGCAATTCGAGAAGTTAACCCCAATGCTCAACTTGTGCAAACCGAGGATTTGGGTAAAACTTACAGTACAACCAAGCTGGTCTATCAAGCAGAATTTGAAAACGAACGTCGTTGGTTGAGTTTTGATTTATTATGTGGTGACATTACTCCAACTCATCCGATGTGGGTTTACTTGTGTGACTGTGGCATCAGTGAAGCCGAACTAGAAGATGCTTGCAAAAATTGTTATTGTCCACCAGATATTATTGGCATTAATCATTACCTCACAAGCGATCGCTTTTTAGATGAACACCTAGAAAATTATCCAGCTTGGACACACGGTGGTAATGGCTGGGATAAATATGCAGATGTTGAGGCTATAAGAGTTTGTGCTGAAAATGTGGCAGGGGTGTATACATTACTCCAAGAAGCATGGGAACGTTACAAGCTAACACTAGCTATTACTGAAGTTCATCTCAATTGCACCCGTGAGGAACAATTGCGTTGGTTTTATGAGGTGTGGAATGATGCTCAGAAATTACAAGCTGAAGGTGTAGATATTCGCGGTGTTACAGCTTGGTCACTTTTGGGCAGCTACGATTGGAATAGCTTAGTTACGCGCTCAGTTGGCTATTACGAAGCAGGCGTGTTTGATTTGCGTTCGCCGCATCCTCGACCAACTGCGATCGCAAAATTAGTCCGTGATTTGGCAACTGGTAATCAACCCCATCACCCCTTACTTAATACACCAGGATGGTGGCATCGACCACAACGTTTACTCTACCCAGTCGTTAGCTGTCTCAATGAAGGGAGTAATAACAATAAATTTACCAACTCAGCACTCAGCACTCGCCCTTTAATCATAGTCGGCGCAAGAGGCACATTAGGGCAAGCTTTTGCTCGATTGTGTGAAGTAAGAGGTATTACATATCGCTTACTGACACGTCAAGAAATGGATATTACCAATCCTGACTCTGTAAACGCAGTGCTGGAAGAGTTAAAACCTTGGGCAGTTGTGAATGCTGCTGGATATGTGCGAGTAGATGATGCAGAACGCGAACCCCATATTTGTCTGAAAATTAATACTGAAGGTGCAGCAATCCTAGCTACTGCTTGCGCTCAACATAATGCCGCACTGTTAATGTTTTCCTCAGATTTAGTCTTCAACGGTGCTGTAACTAATCCTTATGTAGAAAGTGATCATGCTGCTCCTCTGAATGTCTACGGTTGTAGTAAAGTTTTAGCCGAAAAGTTAGTATTACAAGCTTACCCAGCATCCTTAGTAATTCGCACCAGTGCATTTTTTGGCCCGTGGGATGAGTATAACTTTGTGACTATTGCCTTACGTGAACTGAGTGCTGGTAATAATTTCGTGGCGGCTGAGGATGTGGTTGTTTCACCTACATATATACCGGATTTAGTTCATGTTAGTCTCGATTTATTAATCGATGGTGAAAGCGGTTTGTGGCATTTGGCTAACAAAAGTGCGTCAGCGCAGCTTACCGTTCGCGCAGCGTCTCGTAGAGAAGGTATCGCTTGGGCTGATTTAGCGCGATTAGCAGCAAAACAAGCTGGTGTGAGTACCAAAAATTTGATTGCTTTGCCTATGCAAGAAATTAATTTACCTGCTAAACGTCCTACTTATAGCGTACTCGGTAGCGATCGCGGTCAATTAATGCCTTGTCTTGATAGTGCTATGTCTCGCTACTTTAATGACAGAGGCTAA
- a CDS encoding saccharopine dehydrogenase-like oxidoreductase, translated as MSTANIAPAIRVGVLGFGGLGQAAAKVLAGKREMNLVAVADQKGYVYAAAGLNFKDCIASYQSQGSVGYLEPIGNLTNNSIQDLIDSAQPVDGYFLALPNLPNDFIPSVARQFIQSGWRGVLVDAIKRTSAVEQLIAMKDELQAAGITYMTGCGATPGLLTAAAALAAQSYAEIHKVEITFGVGIANWEAYRATVREDIGHMPGYTVEAARAMTDAEVEALLDKTNGVLTLENMEHADDVMLELAGIVDRDRVTVGGVVDTRNPKKPLSTNVKVTGRTFEGKISTHTFTLGDETSMAANVCGPAFGYLKAGIQLHQRGIHGIFTAAEIMPQFVK; from the coding sequence ATGAGTACAGCAAATATTGCGCCAGCTATACGTGTGGGAGTATTGGGTTTCGGTGGACTCGGACAAGCCGCCGCTAAGGTGTTGGCTGGGAAACGGGAAATGAATTTGGTCGCAGTTGCAGACCAAAAAGGCTATGTTTACGCAGCTGCTGGTTTGAATTTTAAAGATTGCATTGCTAGCTATCAGTCTCAAGGTTCAGTGGGTTATCTAGAACCTATTGGCAATTTAACCAATAACAGTATTCAAGACTTAATCGATAGCGCGCAACCTGTAGATGGTTACTTTTTGGCATTACCTAACCTACCCAATGATTTTATTCCTTCTGTTGCCCGTCAGTTTATCCAATCCGGTTGGCGCGGTGTGCTAGTGGATGCAATTAAACGCACTAGTGCAGTAGAACAGCTAATTGCGATGAAAGACGAACTGCAAGCAGCCGGAATCACCTACATGACAGGCTGTGGTGCAACACCAGGGTTATTAACCGCCGCCGCCGCCTTAGCCGCCCAAAGCTACGCGGAAATTCACAAAGTAGAGATTACCTTTGGTGTAGGTATTGCTAACTGGGAAGCTTATCGTGCAACTGTGCGGGAAGATATTGGGCATATGCCAGGTTATACAGTAGAAGCTGCACGCGCCATGACTGATGCAGAAGTAGAAGCACTACTAGATAAAACTAACGGTGTGTTGACCTTAGAAAATATGGAACACGCTGATGATGTGATGCTAGAGTTAGCAGGAATAGTAGATCGCGATCGCGTCACTGTGGGTGGTGTAGTCGATACCCGCAACCCTAAAAAGCCCCTCAGCACCAACGTTAAAGTTACAGGACGCACCTTTGAAGGGAAGATTTCTACCCATACCTTCACTTTAGGTGACGAAACCAGTATGGCTGCTAACGTCTGCGGCCCCGCTTTTGGTTATCTCAAAGCTGGCATACAATTACATCAACGTGGCATTCATGGTATATTTACAGCCGCCGAAATTATGCCCCAGTTTGTGAAATAG
- a CDS encoding DUF4142 domain-containing protein, whose translation MNLPHPRFIKQLTNFIAIFGVTAAAVAFSPTAFSTSQQVSTLLSQETSPTTIPQRPSNQTPDTTPRGRRPQNRVSELDRLYVTEAAQGGLAEVEMARVALQKSRNNEIRQYAQQMIREHTPVNQQLLQLARQKGIAAPTTIGSKYQAAIARLSQFSPRDFDQAYKEEAGINLHMEYLVVQRRQSQLGEDTDLRAFAARNIPVAQRHLQMGQRLLTQPTPR comes from the coding sequence ATGAATCTACCACATCCAAGATTTATCAAACAGTTAACTAACTTTATCGCCATTTTTGGCGTTACTGCTGCTGCTGTTGCTTTCTCACCTACAGCTTTCTCCACCAGTCAGCAAGTTTCAACACTGTTATCTCAGGAAACATCACCGACGACAATTCCCCAAAGACCATCTAACCAAACTCCTGATACTACTCCAAGAGGAAGAAGACCACAAAATAGAGTCAGTGAACTTGATAGATTGTATGTCACAGAAGCGGCTCAGGGAGGACTGGCAGAAGTGGAAATGGCAAGAGTCGCATTACAGAAGTCGAGAAATAATGAGATTAGACAATATGCCCAGCAGATGATCCGGGAACATACACCTGTTAACCAACAACTACTGCAATTAGCTAGACAAAAAGGAATTGCTGCCCCAACTACTATAGGGTCAAAATATCAGGCGGCGATCGCTAGACTCTCACAATTTTCTCCTAGAGATTTTGACCAAGCCTACAAAGAAGAAGCCGGTATTAACTTACACATGGAATATTTAGTTGTGCAACGTCGACAATCACAACTAGGTGAAGACACCGATTTACGGGCATTTGCTGCCAGAAATATACCCGTTGCCCAAAGACACTTGCAAATGGGACAACGCCTATTAACACAACCGACTCCGCGATAA